A region of Rhizorhabdus wittichii RW1 DNA encodes the following proteins:
- a CDS encoding aminotransferase (PFAM: aminotransferase, class I and II), giving the protein MITLDETTVAPPRALFGRLELQPSDSLLALIGLYAADPRASKIDLGVGVYKDEAGHTPVFAAVKAAEAKLLAEQPTKAYVGPEGDIGFFEGLAPIVFGDAAPRARLAGLQTPGGTGALRLGAELIARNNPDAVIHVGGPTWPNHAPIFAAARLALRQHRHIDLTTQELCFDDVLAALQTAVPGDVVLLHGCCHNPTGADFTADQWEALGALMAKRGLLPFIDLAYQGLGASMDEDAEGVRIVARHCPEMLVAYSCDKNFGLYRERVGALFILAAEPEAAAVVQSNLLSLARANWSMPPDHGAAVVRLILESAELRAQWLAELDEVRARIAAMRAGLAALDPALAFIGRQKGMFSTLPLSPDQVKAMRERYAIYMAGSGRINIAGLTPAKLAPLAAAFAAVR; this is encoded by the coding sequence ATGATCACCCTCGACGAGACGACCGTGGCGCCGCCGCGCGCGCTGTTCGGCCGGCTCGAGCTTCAGCCTTCGGACTCGCTGCTGGCTCTGATCGGCCTCTATGCGGCCGACCCGCGCGCCAGCAAGATCGACCTCGGCGTCGGCGTCTACAAGGACGAGGCCGGGCATACCCCGGTGTTCGCGGCGGTGAAGGCCGCCGAGGCGAAGCTGCTCGCCGAGCAGCCGACCAAGGCCTATGTCGGGCCCGAAGGCGATATCGGCTTCTTCGAGGGGCTGGCGCCGATTGTGTTCGGCGACGCCGCGCCGCGCGCCCGCCTCGCCGGTCTCCAGACCCCGGGCGGCACCGGCGCGCTGCGGCTGGGCGCCGAGCTGATCGCCCGCAACAATCCCGATGCGGTCATCCATGTCGGTGGCCCGACCTGGCCGAACCATGCGCCGATCTTCGCGGCGGCGCGGCTCGCGCTGCGCCAGCACCGCCATATCGACCTGACCACACAGGAGCTGTGCTTCGACGACGTGCTCGCCGCCTTGCAGACCGCAGTGCCGGGCGACGTCGTGCTGCTCCACGGCTGCTGCCACAACCCGACCGGCGCCGATTTCACGGCCGACCAGTGGGAGGCACTCGGCGCGTTGATGGCGAAGCGCGGGCTGCTGCCCTTCATCGACCTCGCCTATCAGGGCCTCGGTGCGTCGATGGACGAGGATGCCGAGGGCGTCCGCATCGTCGCGCGCCACTGCCCGGAGATGCTGGTCGCCTATAGCTGCGACAAGAATTTCGGCCTCTATCGCGAGCGGGTCGGGGCGCTGTTCATACTCGCCGCCGAGCCCGAGGCGGCCGCCGTCGTCCAGTCGAACCTGCTGAGCCTCGCCCGCGCCAACTGGTCGATGCCGCCGGATCATGGCGCGGCGGTCGTGCGTTTGATCCTCGAAAGCGCCGAGCTGCGCGCGCAATGGCTGGCCGAGCTCGACGAGGTCCGCGCCCGCATCGCCGCGATGCGCGCCGGGCTCGCCGCGCTCGATCCCGCGCTGGCCTTCATCGGGCGGCAGAAGGGCATGTTCTCGACCCTGCCGCTCTCGCCCGACCAGGTGAAGGCGATGCGCGAGCGGTACGCCATCTACATGGCCGGGTCCGGCCGCATCAACATCGCGGGCCTCACCCCCGCCAAGCTCGCCCCGCTCGCCGCCGCCTTCGCGGCGGTCCGCTGA
- a CDS encoding Transketolase domain protein (PFAM: dehydrogenase, E1 component; Transketolase, central region; Transketolase domain protein): MATAALKQPLRNAPDDNVDWKRVAYLVHLSRALDKMEETRLVPEKEVLYQFSARGHDMGQILLGCRLDNPQDASCGYYRSRPLLLALGVDVADALGSAMGRAGGYSDGRDIGVVFNFPNPDGASALPMCGGVGAQYTPTAGWAQAIEYYRTVVKDPAYDKALAVVLGGDGSVASNGFWAALTIATTQKLPMLFYIEDNGFGISVPSTFQTPGGNIAANLGSWQGLEIFSGDGTDPAEAARLVDAATSYVRDRRAPAMLRLTVPRLQGHSFQDTQTYKSSNVVEAEWARDPLPKLKSYLVPAVLSEAEWDRLQGEAQAAAEAACEEAKARPVSQPESVMKNVFFEGEMQAEGGMALHGYVAPAATGEPRPEGQRINMVTAIRRTLDHELSINDKVVLFGEDIGPKGGVHAVTLGLQEKYGTERVFDTSLSEEGIIGRAVGMALAGLMPVPEIQFRKYAEPATEQINDCGTMRWRTNNRFAAPMVVRIPGGFFKCGDPWHSQTNEVAFVHNPGWKVAVPSNAEDAVGLLRASLRGNDPVIFFEHRNLLDLAWARRPYPGDDFVLPFGQAKFTRQGSDITIVTWGAMVPRCEDAAAHVSADVIDLRTLMPWDREAVLDSVRRTRRCLIVHEDLQTAGFGAEIAAVVADQAFMDLDAPVARVTMPDIPSPHNPLLLDWAVPSVERIRAKIDELIAF; the protein is encoded by the coding sequence ATGGCCACCGCCGCGCTCAAGCAGCCGCTCCGCAACGCCCCCGACGATAATGTCGACTGGAAGCGCGTCGCCTATCTCGTCCACCTGTCGCGCGCGCTCGACAAGATGGAGGAGACCCGGCTCGTTCCCGAGAAGGAGGTGCTCTACCAGTTCTCGGCGCGCGGCCACGACATGGGGCAGATCCTGCTCGGCTGCCGGCTCGACAATCCGCAGGATGCGAGCTGCGGCTATTATCGTTCGCGCCCGCTGCTGCTGGCGCTCGGCGTCGACGTGGCCGACGCGCTCGGCTCGGCGATGGGCCGCGCGGGCGGCTATTCGGACGGCCGCGACATCGGCGTGGTGTTCAACTTCCCCAACCCCGACGGCGCCTCGGCCCTGCCGATGTGCGGCGGGGTCGGCGCGCAATACACGCCGACCGCCGGCTGGGCGCAGGCGATCGAATATTACCGCACCGTCGTGAAGGACCCCGCCTATGACAAGGCGCTGGCGGTCGTGCTCGGCGGCGACGGATCGGTCGCGTCGAACGGCTTCTGGGCGGCGCTGACCATCGCGACGACGCAGAAGCTGCCGATGCTCTTCTACATCGAGGACAACGGCTTCGGCATCTCGGTGCCCTCGACCTTCCAGACGCCGGGCGGCAACATCGCCGCCAATCTGGGGAGCTGGCAGGGGCTCGAGATATTCTCGGGCGACGGCACCGACCCGGCCGAGGCCGCGCGCCTCGTTGACGCGGCGACGTCCTATGTCCGCGACCGGCGCGCGCCCGCGATGCTGCGGCTGACCGTGCCGCGCCTCCAGGGCCACAGCTTCCAGGACACCCAGACCTACAAGTCGTCCAACGTCGTCGAGGCCGAATGGGCGCGCGATCCGCTGCCCAAGCTCAAGTCCTACCTGGTCCCCGCCGTGCTGAGCGAGGCCGAGTGGGACAGGTTGCAGGGCGAGGCGCAGGCCGCCGCCGAAGCCGCCTGCGAGGAGGCGAAGGCGCGCCCAGTCTCGCAGCCCGAAAGCGTGATGAAGAACGTCTTCTTCGAAGGCGAGATGCAGGCCGAGGGCGGCATGGCGCTGCACGGCTATGTCGCGCCCGCCGCGACCGGGGAGCCCAGGCCCGAGGGGCAGCGGATCAACATGGTGACCGCGATCCGCCGCACCCTCGACCATGAGCTGTCGATCAACGACAAGGTCGTGCTGTTCGGCGAGGATATCGGGCCGAAGGGCGGCGTCCACGCGGTGACGCTCGGCCTCCAGGAGAAATACGGCACGGAGCGCGTGTTCGACACCTCGCTGTCGGAGGAGGGCATCATCGGCCGCGCGGTCGGCATGGCGCTCGCCGGGCTGATGCCGGTGCCGGAGATCCAGTTCCGCAAATATGCCGAGCCGGCGACCGAGCAGATCAACGATTGCGGCACGATGCGCTGGCGCACCAACAACCGCTTCGCGGCGCCGATGGTGGTCCGCATCCCGGGCGGCTTCTTCAAGTGCGGCGATCCCTGGCACAGCCAGACCAACGAGGTCGCCTTCGTCCACAATCCGGGCTGGAAGGTCGCGGTGCCGTCCAATGCCGAGGACGCGGTCGGCCTGCTGCGCGCCTCGCTGCGCGGCAACGATCCGGTGATCTTCTTCGAGCATCGCAACCTGCTCGACCTCGCCTGGGCGCGGCGGCCCTATCCGGGCGACGATTTCGTGCTGCCGTTCGGCCAGGCGAAGTTCACCCGGCAGGGCAGCGACATCACCATCGTCACCTGGGGCGCGATGGTGCCGCGCTGCGAGGATGCGGCCGCGCATGTCTCGGCCGACGTCATCGACCTGCGCACGCTGATGCCGTGGGACCGCGAGGCGGTACTGGACTCGGTGCGCCGCACCCGCCGCTGCCTGATCGTGCACGAGGATCTCCAGACCGCCGGCTTCGGCGCGGAGATCGCGGCGGTGGTCGCCGACCAGGCGTTCATGGACCTCGACGCGCCGGTCGCGCGGGTGACGATGCCCGACATTCCCAGCCCGCATAATCCGTTGCTGCTCGATTGGGCGGTGCCGTCGGTCGAGCGCATCCGCGCGAAGATCGACGAACTGATCGCGTTCTGA
- a CDS encoding short-chain dehydrogenase/reductase SDR (PFAM: NAD-dependent epimerase/dehydratase; short-chain dehydrogenase/reductase SDR; KR): MTGNTYARRLRRPEWFPLFAPPRPLPSLGPDQRSGRKRDGAPEGQDRDRHRRRVGHRPGDGADLRPRGRPRRRRRHRRGRRRAHRRPDRRAGDGDRLRRRRRSRLGRRRAAHGRSLRPARHPRQYRRDRLSGHDPRPDHGPVEQDDRGQPDRRHARLPGGDPRDHRQRRQRRDRQRLLARRAGRHLRRRRLLRVEGRRDDAQQVGRAVLRRARPADPLRLGPSHLCRQRDARSDRRCGRRTAGDGRRDGAAGADRPDRDAAGHRQRHPLRGLRRSCDDERACAGHRRGPVGGPHQRPFERLNMSGRVSGKVIIVTGAAAGLGAAIARRLAEEGATVVRTDIAGGDGVIRQDVTDEGQWQALIADVAATHGRLDGLVNNAGIADGKGPPDPEGALAEDWRRIYTVNVEGVFLGCKHAIPAIAAAGGGAIVNMSSIGALVPTPFLSAYGASKAAVMQFTRSVALHCCEQGHAIRCNSVHPGQVRTPMHDELIARTAAEHGLDEAQAAEAFLSKVPMKKWQEAVDIANGVLFLMSDEARFVTGTSLVVDGGMSLTN; encoded by the coding sequence ATGACGGGGAACACCTACGCCCGCCGCCTTCGCCGGCCTGAGTGGTTCCCGCTATTTGCCCCTCCCCGCCCGCTGCCTAGCCTCGGCCCGGATCAACGAAGCGGGAGGAAGCGGGACGGTGCGCCTGAAGGACAAGATCGCGATCGTCACCGGCGGCGCGTCGGGCATCGGCCGGGCGACGGCGCTGACCTTCGCCCGCGAGGGCGCCCGCGTCGCCGTCGCCGACATCGACGCGGCCGGCGCCGCGCGCACCGCCGCCCAGATCGGCGAGCAGGCGATGGCGATCGCCTTCGACGTCGCCGACGAAGCCGCCTGGGCCGACGCCGCGCGGCGCACGGTCGATCGCTTCGGCCGGCTCGACATCCTCGCCAATATCGCCGGGATCGGCTTTCCGGGCACGATCCTCGACCTGACCATGGACCAGTGGAACAGGATGATCGCGGTCAACCTGACCGGCGTCATGCTCGGCTGCCAGGCGGCGATCCGCGCGATCACCGCCAGCGGCGGCAGCGGCGCGATCGTCAACGTCTCCTCGCTCGCCGGGCTGGTCGGCATCTCCGACGTCGCCGGCTATTGCGGGTCGAAGGGCGGCGTGACGACGCTCAGCAAGTCGGTCGCGCTGTTCTGCGCCGAGCGCGGCCTGCCGATCCGCTGCGTCTCGGTCCATCCCACCTATGTCGACAGCGAGATGCTCGATCCGATCGCCGATGCGGTCGGCGGACGGCAGGCGATGGTCGACGCGATGGCGCGGCTGGTGCCGATCGGCCGGATCGCGACGCCGCAGGACATCGCCAACGCCATCCTCTTCGCGGCCTCCGACGAAGCTGCGATGATGAGCGGGCATGCGCTGGTCATCGACGGGGCCCAGTTGGCGGGCCCCACCAGCGCCCATTCGAAAGGCTGAACATGAGCGGACGGGTTTCGGGCAAGGTCATCATCGTCACGGGCGCGGCCGCCGGGCTGGGCGCGGCGATCGCGCGGCGGCTGGCCGAGGAAGGCGCCACCGTCGTCCGCACCGACATAGCGGGCGGCGACGGCGTGATCCGCCAGGACGTGACCGACGAGGGCCAGTGGCAGGCGCTGATCGCCGACGTCGCCGCGACGCACGGCCGGCTCGACGGCCTCGTCAACAATGCCGGCATCGCCGACGGCAAGGGCCCGCCCGATCCGGAGGGCGCGCTGGCCGAGGATTGGCGCCGCATCTACACGGTCAATGTCGAGGGCGTGTTCCTCGGCTGCAAGCATGCGATCCCCGCCATCGCGGCGGCCGGCGGCGGCGCGATCGTCAACATGTCGTCGATCGGCGCGCTGGTGCCGACGCCCTTCCTGTCGGCCTATGGCGCGTCGAAGGCGGCGGTGATGCAGTTCACCCGGTCGGTCGCGCTCCATTGCTGCGAGCAGGGCCATGCGATCCGCTGCAACAGCGTCCATCCCGGCCAGGTCCGCACCCCGATGCACGACGAGCTGATCGCGCGCACCGCGGCCGAGCACGGCCTCGACGAGGCGCAGGCGGCCGAGGCCTTCCTGTCCAAGGTGCCGATGAAGAAATGGCAGGAGGCCGTCGACATCGCCAACGGCGTGCTCTTCCTGATGTCCGACGAAGCCCGCTTCGTCACCGGCACCTCGCTGGTGGTCGACGGCGGCATGAGCCTCACCAACTAG
- a CDS encoding response regulator receiver protein (PFAM: regulatory protein, LuxR), producing the protein MSKQSFTSAPSASLYEKILSCDGLDDIGGHILEPLVDALGATSAVFIQMFASPLGDRHFGAHSYVGHKPGSVGVYLDEFHKLDPVMRPAMDWLDDPKRPLPNMLTGSFKRILEQNSYYGSSFLQPFDVGHVVAFVLPMNTAFETQLACVGFHRRLDDPAFSADQIGWFERLGPALRSVLYVLAAKEAITLSETIAMAAKEAGNDFGFLIFDEDLVIRNANARGMEDIGVGGADGRGSSLLGEIKQKLLGCDRSEGGALTFRADMPKPVEVEIRNFHSADGRLFHLVVTNGAGKHHAIDGACRKFGLTEREAEVVSRIAAGKCNASLSQELGISLRTGENHLRSIYRKVGVGSRTQLLSRLLQIH; encoded by the coding sequence ATGTCGAAGCAGAGTTTCACCTCCGCCCCGTCGGCCAGCCTCTACGAGAAGATCCTGTCCTGCGACGGGCTCGACGACATCGGCGGCCACATCCTCGAGCCGCTGGTCGACGCGCTCGGCGCGACCAGCGCGGTCTTCATCCAGATGTTCGCCTCCCCGCTCGGCGACCGCCATTTCGGCGCCCACAGCTATGTCGGCCACAAGCCGGGATCGGTCGGCGTCTATCTCGACGAGTTCCACAAGCTCGATCCGGTCATGCGCCCGGCGATGGACTGGCTCGACGATCCCAAGCGCCCGCTGCCCAACATGCTGACCGGATCGTTCAAGCGCATCCTGGAGCAGAACAGCTATTATGGCAGCAGCTTCCTGCAACCGTTCGACGTCGGCCATGTCGTCGCCTTCGTCCTGCCGATGAACACCGCCTTCGAGACCCAGCTCGCCTGCGTCGGCTTCCACCGCCGGCTCGACGATCCGGCCTTCTCGGCCGATCAGATCGGCTGGTTCGAGCGGCTGGGGCCCGCGCTCCGCTCGGTGCTCTACGTGCTTGCCGCGAAGGAGGCGATCACCCTGTCCGAGACGATCGCGATGGCGGCGAAGGAGGCCGGCAACGATTTCGGCTTCCTGATCTTCGACGAGGACCTGGTGATCCGCAACGCCAATGCGCGCGGCATGGAGGATATCGGCGTCGGCGGCGCGGACGGCCGGGGGTCCTCGCTGCTCGGCGAGATCAAGCAGAAGCTGCTCGGCTGCGATCGCAGCGAAGGCGGCGCGCTCACCTTCCGCGCCGACATGCCCAAGCCGGTCGAGGTCGAGATCCGCAATTTCCATTCGGCCGACGGACGACTGTTCCATCTGGTCGTCACCAACGGAGCGGGCAAGCATCACGCGATCGACGGCGCCTGCCGCAAATTCGGACTGACCGAGCGCGAGGCCGAAGTCGTCTCGCGGATCGCGGCAGGCAAGTGCAACGCGTCGCTCAGCCAGGAACTGGGCATCTCGCTGCGCACCGGCGAGAATCATCTGCGCTCGATCTACCGCAAGGTCGGGGTCGGCAGCCGGACGCAATTGCTGTCGCGGCTGCTCCAGATCCACTAA
- a CDS encoding AMP-dependent synthetase and ligase (PFAM: AMP-dependent synthetase and ligase), with translation MLGLMQDRPLLISGLLAHAAAAHPRRAILSRVVDEPLWRYDYHGLAARAAQAAHMLRRFGIGSGDRISSLGWNGHRHMELMFAAPGIGAVLHTANPRLTDEQIAYTIDHAGSSMLFYERSFAELVERLAPLLPAVRHYVMFSDAERTVAGSVGAQSWEVLLARETAAFDWPLLDEKAAAFLCYTSGTTGHPKGVLYSHRSTVLHAMAASLGSAFGLGAFDCIMPCSSFYHATGWGLPFAGALNGCAFALPGDRMDAASLHELVETAGVTFTCGVPTIWTMYLDHLQRSGAGTGTLDRIVIGGSAVPRAMAERFARDHGVRVLQLWGMTELNPVGVVATPTPALAEWGADHVDDVIWTRQGRMQFGVELRIVGEDGAALPHDGESAGALMVRGPWTIRRYFRAEEDAADADGWFDTGDIATIDGDGFLRLTDRAKDVIKSGGEWISSIDIENIVVGLPGVRIAAVVGVHHPKWEERPILVIEAHDGAMVTVEMVRTFLTPRIARWWMPDRILFEAVPLTATGKIDKKALRARHAVCLAAEPAA, from the coding sequence ATGCTCGGACTGATGCAGGATCGGCCGCTGCTGATCAGCGGCCTGCTCGCCCATGCGGCGGCGGCGCATCCGCGGCGGGCGATCCTGTCGCGGGTCGTCGACGAGCCGCTGTGGCGCTACGACTATCATGGGCTGGCGGCGCGGGCCGCGCAGGCGGCGCATATGCTGCGGCGCTTCGGCATCGGGTCCGGCGACCGGATCAGCTCGCTCGGCTGGAACGGCCATCGCCACATGGAGCTGATGTTCGCCGCGCCGGGGATCGGCGCGGTGCTGCACACCGCCAATCCGCGCCTGACCGACGAGCAGATCGCCTATACGATCGACCATGCCGGCAGTTCGATGCTGTTCTACGAGCGCAGCTTCGCCGAACTGGTCGAGCGGCTCGCGCCGCTGCTGCCCGCCGTCCGCCATTATGTGATGTTCAGCGACGCGGAACGCACCGTCGCCGGTTCGGTCGGCGCGCAAAGCTGGGAGGTGCTGCTGGCGCGCGAGACGGCGGCGTTCGACTGGCCGCTGCTCGACGAGAAGGCGGCGGCCTTCCTCTGCTACACCTCGGGCACCACCGGGCATCCCAAGGGCGTGCTCTACTCGCACCGCTCGACCGTGCTGCATGCGATGGCGGCGAGCCTCGGCTCGGCCTTCGGGCTGGGGGCGTTCGACTGCATCATGCCGTGCAGCAGCTTCTACCATGCGACCGGCTGGGGCCTGCCCTTCGCGGGCGCGCTCAACGGTTGCGCCTTCGCGCTGCCCGGCGACCGGATGGACGCGGCCAGCCTGCACGAGCTGGTCGAGACGGCGGGCGTCACCTTCACCTGCGGCGTGCCGACGATCTGGACAATGTATCTCGATCATCTCCAGCGCAGCGGGGCGGGGACCGGTACGCTCGACCGCATCGTCATCGGCGGATCGGCGGTGCCGCGCGCGATGGCCGAACGGTTCGCGCGCGACCATGGCGTCCGGGTGCTCCAGCTCTGGGGCATGACCGAGCTCAACCCGGTCGGCGTGGTGGCGACGCCGACCCCGGCGCTCGCCGAATGGGGCGCCGATCATGTCGACGACGTCATCTGGACCCGGCAGGGCCGGATGCAGTTCGGCGTCGAGTTGAGGATCGTCGGCGAGGATGGCGCGGCGCTGCCGCATGACGGCGAGAGCGCGGGCGCGCTCATGGTGCGCGGCCCTTGGACGATCCGGCGCTATTTCCGCGCGGAGGAGGACGCCGCCGACGCCGATGGCTGGTTCGACACGGGCGACATCGCCACGATCGACGGCGACGGCTTCCTGCGCCTCACCGACCGCGCCAAGGACGTGATCAAGTCGGGCGGCGAGTGGATCAGCTCGATCGACATCGAGAATATCGTCGTCGGCCTGCCCGGCGTGCGGATCGCCGCCGTCGTCGGCGTCCACCATCCGAAATGGGAGGAGCGCCCGATCCTGGTGATCGAGGCGCACGACGGCGCGATGGTGACGGTCGAGATGGTCCGCACCTTCCTGACGCCGCGGATCGCGCGCTGGTGGATGCCCGACCGCATCCTGTTCGAGGCGGTGCCGCTCACCGCGACGGGCAAGATCGACAAGAAGGCGTTGCGCGCCCGCCACGCCGTTTGTCTGGCGGCTGAGCCGGCGGCCTGA
- a CDS encoding TonB-dependent receptor (PFAM: TonB-dependent receptor; TonB-dependent receptor, plug) yields the protein MSLHLQRVSISRHRQRTRPDADRLRSKKVPACRRGPAYRGEARVFKDSIGAFRSAACGFALAVAGLSMPAFAQDRAAPAADDAVDEIVVTATRRAANVQDIGIAVTALGGDRLTELGLRNSTDLAAMTPGLQFTAPGGPPVAGLISIRGVSQNDFAGHIEPANAFYVDEVYQPSNATSVQELFDVSRVEVLKGPQGTLFGRNATGGLIHVITNQPTDELSGFVDATYGSYDQFRVEAAVGGPLGEGVSARIAVLKNKADGYIKNDIGSDILANDTLAARGQVKIEPNDRLTVNLFADWYKIRPVATGGAMITGAAQDADGLGVLLPPGSPTGFGYVDADGDPYTGSFNFAGRFTRETWTVGGKINLDLGGGYSLATVTSYQSLDSEYAADNDFSPIDIGIFGQNAKAKHFTQEIRLIEDEGAFRWTAGLYYLNIKGDYFQGFNLPAFGTYPRADYSVDTQSYSAFGQAEYDLTEQLKLTAGIRVTRDEKKYYYSEVCTGPLCPAFIAPGSLASAGVTTDKHGETGVSGRLALDYKPNSDTLLYASINRGYKAFNYNAGFVGQAPLTGFRFKGENLMAYEVGGKFEFFDRRLRLNGATYYYDYSDYQAFDQRGFNFTLFNTSAKMYGADFELSARPGMGFQFDAGLALLHTNVKGIPIGTRLVDRKAPQSPDYTINLAATKRFDLGFGQLSGTMNAIYTDDFYAQLTNAQATLIKGSWLANARVSLKFADSGFELAGFVNNLFDKARKTFAFDVSAPPLGGSYGTYATPRWFGVQARYSF from the coding sequence ATGTCGTTGCACCTTCAGCGGGTGAGTATTTCCCGTCATAGGCAGCGCACCCGCCCCGATGCAGATAGGCTCCGTTCCAAAAAGGTGCCGGCCTGTCGTCGTGGTCCGGCCTATCGGGGAGAGGCAAGAGTGTTCAAAGACAGCATCGGGGCGTTCCGTTCGGCGGCCTGCGGCTTCGCGCTGGCCGTCGCGGGCCTGTCCATGCCCGCTTTCGCGCAGGACAGGGCGGCACCGGCCGCCGACGACGCGGTCGACGAGATCGTCGTGACCGCGACCCGCCGCGCCGCGAACGTGCAGGATATCGGCATCGCGGTGACGGCGCTGGGGGGCGACCGTCTGACCGAACTGGGCCTGCGCAACTCGACCGACCTGGCGGCGATGACGCCGGGCCTGCAGTTCACCGCGCCGGGCGGCCCGCCGGTCGCCGGCCTGATCTCGATCCGCGGCGTCTCGCAGAACGACTTCGCCGGCCATATCGAGCCCGCCAACGCCTTCTATGTCGACGAGGTCTATCAGCCCTCCAACGCCACCAGCGTGCAGGAGCTGTTCGACGTCAGCCGGGTCGAGGTGCTGAAGGGGCCGCAGGGCACGCTGTTCGGCCGCAACGCGACCGGCGGCCTGATCCACGTCATCACCAACCAGCCGACCGACGAGCTGAGCGGCTTCGTCGACGCGACCTATGGCAGCTACGACCAGTTCCGGGTCGAGGCGGCGGTCGGCGGCCCGCTGGGCGAAGGCGTCTCGGCGCGCATCGCGGTGCTCAAGAACAAGGCCGACGGCTATATCAAGAACGACATCGGCTCCGACATCCTGGCCAACGACACGCTGGCGGCGCGCGGCCAGGTGAAGATCGAGCCGAACGACCGGCTGACCGTCAACCTGTTCGCCGACTGGTACAAGATCCGCCCGGTCGCGACCGGCGGCGCGATGATCACCGGCGCGGCGCAGGACGCGGACGGGCTCGGCGTGCTGCTGCCGCCTGGCTCGCCGACCGGCTTCGGCTATGTCGACGCCGACGGCGATCCCTATACCGGCTCGTTCAACTTCGCGGGCCGCTTCACCCGCGAGACCTGGACGGTCGGCGGCAAGATCAACCTCGATCTCGGCGGCGGCTATTCGCTTGCGACCGTCACCAGCTACCAGAGCCTCGACAGCGAATATGCGGCCGACAACGACTTCTCGCCGATCGACATCGGCATCTTCGGGCAGAACGCCAAGGCCAAGCATTTCACCCAGGAAATCCGCCTGATCGAGGATGAGGGCGCGTTCCGCTGGACCGCCGGCCTCTATTACCTCAACATCAAGGGCGACTATTTTCAGGGCTTCAACCTGCCGGCCTTCGGCACCTATCCGCGCGCCGACTACAGCGTCGACACCCAATCCTACTCGGCCTTCGGGCAGGCGGAATATGACCTGACCGAGCAGCTCAAGCTGACCGCCGGTATCCGCGTCACCCGCGACGAGAAGAAATATTATTACTCGGAGGTCTGCACCGGCCCGCTGTGCCCGGCCTTCATCGCGCCGGGATCGCTCGCCTCGGCCGGCGTCACCACCGACAAGCATGGCGAGACCGGCGTCTCGGGCCGCCTCGCGCTCGATTACAAGCCCAATAGCGACACACTGCTCTATGCGAGCATCAATCGCGGCTACAAGGCGTTCAACTACAATGCCGGCTTCGTCGGGCAGGCGCCGCTCACCGGCTTCCGCTTCAAGGGCGAGAACCTGATGGCCTATGAAGTGGGCGGCAAGTTCGAGTTCTTCGATCGCCGCCTGCGGCTTAACGGCGCCACTTATTATTACGACTATTCGGACTATCAGGCGTTCGACCAGCGTGGCTTCAACTTCACGCTCTTCAACACCAGCGCGAAGATGTACGGCGCCGATTTCGAGCTGTCGGCGCGGCCGGGCATGGGCTTCCAGTTCGATGCGGGCCTGGCGCTGCTCCACACCAATGTGAAGGGCATCCCGATCGGCACCCGCCTGGTCGACCGCAAGGCGCCGCAGTCGCCCGACTATACGATCAACCTGGCCGCGACGAAGCGCTTCGACCTCGGCTTCGGCCAGTTGAGCGGCACGATGAACGCGATCTACACCGACGACTTCTACGCCCAGCTCACCAATGCGCAGGCGACCCTGATCAAGGGAAGCTGGCTGGCCAATGCGCGGGTGTCGCTGAAGTTCGCCGACAGCGGCTTCGAGCTGGCGGGCTTCGTCAACAACCTGTTCGACAAGGCGCGCAAGACCTTCGCCTTCGACGTCTCGGCCCCGCCGCTCGGCGGCTCCTACGGCACCTACGCCACCCCGCGCTGGTTCGGCGTGCAGGCGCGGTACAGCTTCTGA
- a CDS encoding transcriptional regulator, AsnC family (PFAM: regulatory protein, AsnC/Lrp family), translated as MMEKVQLDSIDRKLLRVLQRRADISQAALAEEVGSSPASCWRRLKALEEAGVLGPTVRLLNPQAIGKTLDVVCQVRMKAHDVESRSAFESFIVGREEVMECLSMSGEWDYQIRVTVSDMAEYEDFLMRRLLAQPAVAHSASHFALKRIKSTTAIAV; from the coding sequence ATGATGGAAAAAGTTCAGCTCGATTCGATCGACCGCAAGCTGCTCCGGGTGCTGCAGCGCCGCGCCGACATCAGCCAGGCGGCGCTGGCCGAAGAGGTGGGGTCCTCCCCCGCATCATGCTGGCGCCGGCTGAAGGCGCTGGAGGAGGCCGGTGTGCTCGGCCCGACCGTCCGGCTGCTCAACCCGCAGGCGATCGGCAAGACGCTCGACGTGGTCTGCCAGGTGCGGATGAAGGCGCACGACGTCGAGAGCCGGTCGGCGTTCGAATCCTTCATCGTCGGCCGCGAGGAGGTGATGGAATGCCTCTCCATGTCCGGAGAGTGGGACTATCAGATCCGCGTCACCGTCAGCGACATGGCGGAATATGAGGATTTCCTGATGCGCCGCCTGCTCGCCCAGCCGGCGGTGGCGCATTCGGCGTCGCACTTCGCGCTCAAGCGCATCAAGTCGACCACCGCGATCGCGGTGTGA